In one window of Canis lupus baileyi chromosome 10, mCanLup2.hap1, whole genome shotgun sequence DNA:
- the RNF183 gene encoding E3 ubiquitin-protein ligase RNF183 isoform X2, which produces METGPGVGGWWRGGGLPKLCGLWRGRDGASGLSGSLTTPVPRKPRPPVSDLRMAERQGQEPECPVCWNPFNNTFHTPKVLDCCHSFCVECLAHLSLVTPARRRLLCPLCRQPTVLASGQPVTDLPTDTAVLTLLRLEPHHVILEGHQLCLKDQPKSRYFLRQPRVYTLDLGPEPGSQTGPPQDMGPATRSLPVPIPSHYSPRECFRNPQFRIFAYLMAVILSVTLLLIFSIFWTKQFLWGVG; this is translated from the exons ATGGAGACAGGCCCCGGGGTTGGTGGCTGGTGGAGAGGAGGCGGGCTCCCAAAGCTCTGTGGACTCTGGAGAGGGAGAGACGGAGCCTCGGGTCTGTCGGGCAGCCTGACCACCCCCGTCCCCAGGAAGCCCAG GCCGCCCGTGTCTGACCTGAGGATGGCGGAGCGGCAGGGCCAGGAGCCCGAGTGCCCTGTCTGCTGGAACCCCTTCAACAACACATTTCACACCCCCAAGGTGCTGGACTGTTGTCACTCCTTCTGCGTGGAATGCCTGGCCCACCTCAGCCTGGTGACTCCAGCCCGGCGCCGGCTGCTGTGCCCACTCTGTCGCCAGCCCACCGTGCTGGCCTCTGGGCAGCCCGTCACGGACTTGCCCACGGACACTGCCGTGCTCACCCTGCTTCGCCTGGAGCCCCACCACGTCATCCTGGAAGGCCACCAGCTCTGTCTCAAGGACCAGCCCAAGAGCCGCTACTTCCTGCGCCAGCCCCGGGTCTATACGCTGGACCTAGGCCCTGAGCCCGGGAGCCAAACTGGGCCCCCCCAGGACATGGGCCCTGCCACCAGGTCTCTGCCCGTTCCCATCCCCAGCCACTACTCTCCGAGGGAGTGTTTCCGCAACCCTCAGTTCCGGATCTTTGCTTACCTGATGGCTGTTATCCTCAGTGTTACTCTGTTGCTCATCTTCTCCATCTTTTGGACCAAGCAATTCCTTTGGGGTGTGGGGTGA
- the RNF183 gene encoding E3 ubiquitin-protein ligase RNF183 isoform X3, whose protein sequence is MDAWSTEEGLRRPPVSDLRMAERQGQEPECPVCWNPFNNTFHTPKVLDCCHSFCVECLAHLSLVTPARRRLLCPLCRQPTVLASGQPVTDLPTDTAVLTLLRLEPHHVILEGHQLCLKDQPKSRYFLRQPRVYTLDLGPEPGSQTGPPQDMGPATRSLPVPIPSHYSPRECFRNPQFRIFAYLMAVILSVTLLLIFSIFWTKQFLWGVG, encoded by the exons CAGAAGAAGGCCTTCGTAG GCCGCCCGTGTCTGACCTGAGGATGGCGGAGCGGCAGGGCCAGGAGCCCGAGTGCCCTGTCTGCTGGAACCCCTTCAACAACACATTTCACACCCCCAAGGTGCTGGACTGTTGTCACTCCTTCTGCGTGGAATGCCTGGCCCACCTCAGCCTGGTGACTCCAGCCCGGCGCCGGCTGCTGTGCCCACTCTGTCGCCAGCCCACCGTGCTGGCCTCTGGGCAGCCCGTCACGGACTTGCCCACGGACACTGCCGTGCTCACCCTGCTTCGCCTGGAGCCCCACCACGTCATCCTGGAAGGCCACCAGCTCTGTCTCAAGGACCAGCCCAAGAGCCGCTACTTCCTGCGCCAGCCCCGGGTCTATACGCTGGACCTAGGCCCTGAGCCCGGGAGCCAAACTGGGCCCCCCCAGGACATGGGCCCTGCCACCAGGTCTCTGCCCGTTCCCATCCCCAGCCACTACTCTCCGAGGGAGTGTTTCCGCAACCCTCAGTTCCGGATCTTTGCTTACCTGATGGCTGTTATCCTCAGTGTTACTCTGTTGCTCATCTTCTCCATCTTTTGGACCAAGCAATTCCTTTGGGGTGTGGGGTGA
- the RNF183 gene encoding E3 ubiquitin-protein ligase RNF183 isoform X4, with product MAERQGQEPECPVCWNPFNNTFHTPKVLDCCHSFCVECLAHLSLVTPARRRLLCPLCRQPTVLASGQPVTDLPTDTAVLTLLRLEPHHVILEGHQLCLKDQPKSRYFLRQPRVYTLDLGPEPGSQTGPPQDMGPATRSLPVPIPSHYSPRECFRNPQFRIFAYLMAVILSVTLLLIFSIFWTKQFLWGVG from the coding sequence ATGGCGGAGCGGCAGGGCCAGGAGCCCGAGTGCCCTGTCTGCTGGAACCCCTTCAACAACACATTTCACACCCCCAAGGTGCTGGACTGTTGTCACTCCTTCTGCGTGGAATGCCTGGCCCACCTCAGCCTGGTGACTCCAGCCCGGCGCCGGCTGCTGTGCCCACTCTGTCGCCAGCCCACCGTGCTGGCCTCTGGGCAGCCCGTCACGGACTTGCCCACGGACACTGCCGTGCTCACCCTGCTTCGCCTGGAGCCCCACCACGTCATCCTGGAAGGCCACCAGCTCTGTCTCAAGGACCAGCCCAAGAGCCGCTACTTCCTGCGCCAGCCCCGGGTCTATACGCTGGACCTAGGCCCTGAGCCCGGGAGCCAAACTGGGCCCCCCCAGGACATGGGCCCTGCCACCAGGTCTCTGCCCGTTCCCATCCCCAGCCACTACTCTCCGAGGGAGTGTTTCCGCAACCCTCAGTTCCGGATCTTTGCTTACCTGATGGCTGTTATCCTCAGTGTTACTCTGTTGCTCATCTTCTCCATCTTTTGGACCAAGCAATTCCTTTGGGGTGTGGGGTGA
- the RNF183 gene encoding E3 ubiquitin-protein ligase RNF183 isoform X1: MDAWSTEEGLRRQVRSGGCNPGPPGSCRCCVCAAMETGPGVGGWWRGGGLPKLCGLWRGRDGASGLSGSLTTPVPRKPRPPVSDLRMAERQGQEPECPVCWNPFNNTFHTPKVLDCCHSFCVECLAHLSLVTPARRRLLCPLCRQPTVLASGQPVTDLPTDTAVLTLLRLEPHHVILEGHQLCLKDQPKSRYFLRQPRVYTLDLGPEPGSQTGPPQDMGPATRSLPVPIPSHYSPRECFRNPQFRIFAYLMAVILSVTLLLIFSIFWTKQFLWGVG; this comes from the exons CAGAAGAAGGCCTTCGTAG GCAGGTGCGCTCAGGAGGCTGCAACCCCGGGCCACCTGGCAGCTGCAGGTGCTGCGTGTGTGCTGCCATGGAGACAGGCCCCGGGGTTGGTGGCTGGTGGAGAGGAGGCGGGCTCCCAAAGCTCTGTGGACTCTGGAGAGGGAGAGACGGAGCCTCGGGTCTGTCGGGCAGCCTGACCACCCCCGTCCCCAGGAAGCCCAG GCCGCCCGTGTCTGACCTGAGGATGGCGGAGCGGCAGGGCCAGGAGCCCGAGTGCCCTGTCTGCTGGAACCCCTTCAACAACACATTTCACACCCCCAAGGTGCTGGACTGTTGTCACTCCTTCTGCGTGGAATGCCTGGCCCACCTCAGCCTGGTGACTCCAGCCCGGCGCCGGCTGCTGTGCCCACTCTGTCGCCAGCCCACCGTGCTGGCCTCTGGGCAGCCCGTCACGGACTTGCCCACGGACACTGCCGTGCTCACCCTGCTTCGCCTGGAGCCCCACCACGTCATCCTGGAAGGCCACCAGCTCTGTCTCAAGGACCAGCCCAAGAGCCGCTACTTCCTGCGCCAGCCCCGGGTCTATACGCTGGACCTAGGCCCTGAGCCCGGGAGCCAAACTGGGCCCCCCCAGGACATGGGCCCTGCCACCAGGTCTCTGCCCGTTCCCATCCCCAGCCACTACTCTCCGAGGGAGTGTTTCCGCAACCCTCAGTTCCGGATCTTTGCTTACCTGATGGCTGTTATCCTCAGTGTTACTCTGTTGCTCATCTTCTCCATCTTTTGGACCAAGCAATTCCTTTGGGGTGTGGGGTGA